One Primulina huaijiensis isolate GDHJ02 chromosome 5, ASM1229523v2, whole genome shotgun sequence DNA segment encodes these proteins:
- the LOC140976250 gene encoding homeobox-leucine zipper protein HAT22 yields MDFDDLCNPSLVLGLGLSPSTGEPKSAKPSSAHQKLHKIQEPSLTLSLSGEITHNNLRVHAAKKVDSDDNIKVGFNDNQSGDHLYRQESAASSFSNVSVKREREIVSSEEEETERVSSRISDEDDDGSNGRKKLRLSKVQSALLEESFKIHSTLNPKQKQDLARELKLTPRQVEVWFQNRRARTKLKQTEVDCEFLKKCCETLTDENRRLQKELQELKALKLAQPLYMQLPAATLTMCPSCERVGGASASASAAEGIGKSSFTMAPAPHFYNPFTNPSAAC; encoded by the exons ATGGATTTCGATGATTTATGCAACCCAAGCTTGGTTTTGGGGCTGGGATTATCTCCCTCAACCGGGGAACCCAAGTCTGCAAAACCATCCTCCGCCCATCAAAAGCTTCACAAAATTCAGGAGCCATCGTTAACTCTGAGCCTGTCCGGTGAAATTACTCACAATAATCTCCGTGTTCATGCTGCGAAAAAGGTGGATTCCGATGATAATATCAAGGTTGGTTTTAACGATAACCAATCTGGCGATCATTTGTATAGACAAGAGAGCGCTGCTTCTTCTTTCTCTAACGTCAGTGTGAAGAGGGAGAGAGAAATCGTGAGCAGTGAAGAGGAGGAAACAGAGAGGGTATCTTCTAGAATTAGcgatgaagatgatgatggaTCCAATGGTAGGAAGAAGCTCAGACTCAGTAAAGTTCAGTCTGCCCTTCTGGAGGAAAGCTTCAAGATACACAGCACTCTCAATCCT AAACAAAAGCAAGATTTGGCTCGGGAGTTGAAGCTAACCCCTCGACAGGTTGAAGTGTGGTTCCAGAATAGAAGAGCCAG GACCAAGCTGAAGCAAACGGAAGTAGACTGCGAGTTCTTGAAGAAGTGCTGCGAAACCCTAACGGACGAGAACCGGCGGCTGCAGAAGGAGCTGCAGGAGCTAAAGGCGCTGAAGTTGGCCCAACCTCTGTATATGCAGCTGCCGGCTGCCACGTTAACCATGTGCCCGTCATGCGAAAGGGTCGGCGGCGCCTCCGCCTCTGCCTCCGCCGCTGAAGGCATTGGTAAGAGCTCATTTACCATGGCTCCGGCGCCGCACTTCTATAATCCCTTCACCAATCCATCAGCCGCATGTTGA
- the LOC140977871 gene encoding EPIDERMAL PATTERNING FACTOR-like protein 2 has translation MVCSKKMICGRRIHCFAVSLIVCMVLISSQSRLYNAEGRKLARIADNSKTVKEEKAILRAKIGSRPPRCERRCVSCAHCEAIQVPTNPQTRNRINNVSAAVFAAAAYVRGDDASNYKPMSWKCKCGSLIFNP, from the exons ATGGTATGCAGTAAGAAGATGATTTGTGGCCGGAGGATTCATTGTTTCGCTGTTTCTTTAATCGTTTGCATGGTTTTGATCTCGTCCCAGTCAAGATTATACAATGCTGAAG GTAGAAAACTGGCACGAATAGCTGATAATTCCAAG ACGGTGAAAGAAGAAAAAGCAATCCTGCGAGCAAAAATCGGCTCCAGGCCGCCGCGCTGCGAGCGGCGATGCGTCTCCTGCGCCCACTGCGAAGCCATCCAAGTTCCCACAAATCCTCAAACAAGAAACAGAATCAACAACGTCTCCGCTGCAGTCTTTGCCGCCGCTGCCTACGTTAGAGGTGACGACGCTTCAAACTACAAGCCAATGAGTTGGAAATGCAAATGCGGGAGCCTCATTTTCAACCCATAA
- the LOC140976251 gene encoding cysteine desulfurase, mitochondrial-like — MASKLVAAAIRRSIHKPNGTPFVRRNFSTAAAAAVEPLEEESTGISMKGVKISGRPLYLDMQATSPVDPRVLDAMLPYYLSQFGNPHSRTHLYGWESERAVEAARAQVSALINASPKEIIFTSGATESNNISIKGVLHFYKEKKRHVITTQTEHKCVLDSCRHLQHEGFEITYLPVKSDGLVDLEKLRASIRPDTGLVSVMMVNNEIGVIQPMEEIGKICKEFNVPLHTDAAQALGKIPIDVDSMNISLMSLSGHKIYGPKGIGALYMRRRPKIRVEPQMNGGGQERGIRSGTVPTPLVVGFGSACELAMKEMEYDEKRIRTLQERLLNGIRTKLEGVVVNGSEESRYVGNLNLSFAFVEGESLLMGLKEVAVSSGSACTSASLEPSYVLRALGVDEDMAHTSIRYGIGRFTTEAEIDKAVELTVKQVEKLREMSPLYEMYKDGIDIKSIEWSQH, encoded by the coding sequence ATGGCATCAAAGCTTGTCGCTGCCGCCATCCGCCGCAGCATCCACAAACCTAATGGTACCCCCTTCGTCCGCCGTAATTTTTCCACCGCAGCCGCAGCTGCCGTCGAGCCATTAGAAGAGGAGTCAACCGGAATATCGATGAAAGGCGTAAAAATCTCCGGGAGACCTCTCTATCTAGATATGCAGGCAACGTCTCCGGTGGATCCTAGAGTTCTCGATGCTATGCTGCCTTATTATCTTTCCCAATTCGGGAACCCTCACTCCCGCACCCATCTTTACGGGTGGGAATCAGAACGGGCTGTCGAGGCGGCCCGAGCCCAAGTTTCGGCCTTAATCAACGCCTCTCCAAAAGAAATTATCTTTACCTCCGGCGCCACCGAGTCGAACAATATCTCGATCAAGGGTGTTCTGCACTTTTACAAAGAGAAGAAGCGGCACGTTATCACCACCCAGACCGAGCACAAATGTGTATTGGATTCCTGCCGGCATTTACAGCATGAGGGGTTTGAGATTACCTATCTTCCGGTGAAGTCCGACGGACTTGTAGATTTGGAAAAGCTCCGGGCTTCCATTCGGCCTGATACCGGCTTGGTTTCTGTGATGATGGTTAATAATGAGATTGGTGTTATTCAGCCGATGGAAGAAATAGGAAAAATATGCAAGGAGTTTAATGTCCCTCTGCATACTGATGCTGCACAAGCATTGGGGAAGATTCCCATTGATGTGGATAGTATGAATATCAGTCTAATGTCTTTGAGTGGTCATAAGATTTACGGGCCTAAGGGCATTGGGGCATTGTACATGAGAAGAAGGCCGAAAATTCGAGTGGAGCCCCAAATGAATGGGGGTGGACAAGAGAGGGGGATAAGGAGTGGGACTGTCCCTACGCCGTTGGTTGTTGGGTTTGGTTCTGCGTGTGAGCTAGCAATGAAGGAAATGGAATATGATGAGAAAAGGATAAGGACGTTGCAGGAGCGGTTGTTGAATGGTATAAGGACGAAGTTAGAAGGGGTCGTTGTGAACGGAAGTGAGGAGAGCCGGTATGTGGGGAATTTGAACTTGTCATTTGCATTTGTGGAAGGGGAGAGCTTGTTAATGGGTCTGAAGGAAGTGGCTGTGTCGAGTGGAAGCGCTTGTACCAGTGCGAGTTTGGAGCCCTCATATGTGTTGAGGGCTTTGGGAGTGGACGAGGATATGGCGCATACCTCTATTAGATATGGGATCGGGAGGTTCACTACCGAGGCAGAAATTGATAAGGCAGTGGAGCTCACAGTAAAGCAGGTGGAGAAGTTGAGGGAAATGAGCCCTCTTTATGAAATGTACAAGGATGGGATTGACATCAAGAGTATCGAATGGTCGCAGCACTAG
- the LOC140976258 gene encoding cytochrome c oxidase subunit 6a, mitochondrial: MATAIVRSGLRSTLRGGALAPRVSPFPKRSFSSSAHHDEAAEASKWEKITYAGIATCTILSIYNLSKGHHHFEEPPPYPYLHIRNKEFPWGPDGLFEVKEH, from the exons ATGGCGACCGCAATAGTGAGATCTGGTCTCCGCTCCACCCTCCGCGGCGGCGCACTTGCCCCACGCGTCTCCCCCTTTCCGAAAAGGTCATTTTCCTCGTCTGCCCACCATGATGAAGCTG CTGAGGCTTCCAAGTGGGAGAAGATAACTTACGCAGGAATAGCAACATGTACCATTCTCTCCATCTATAACCTCTCCAAGGGGCATCATCACTTTGAAGAGCCCCCT CCATACCCATACTTGCACATTCGTAACAAGGAGTTTCCCTGGG GTCCAGATGGCCTTTTTGAGGTGAAGGAGCATTGA
- the LOC140976257 gene encoding LRR receptor-like serine/threonine-protein kinase HSL2 — protein MSCRGRNLILLLFFTLAIFLICFIHTADSYNRDAAILLRVKNSQLHDPLRKLEDWVGSARNAPCSWTGISCDSQNLSVVSIELSDASVSGNFPADFCRISTLRNMDVSSNNLGGSIDSDSISLCSHLFSLNLSWNCFVGVLPEFPVKFLNLTVLDLSFNNFSGEIPASFVNLPRLNFLSLGSNLLNGSIPDFLFNLTGLTQLVLSENPFLSSPLPENIGSLRNLQILVLSYSNLVGKIPASIGNLVSLQTLDLSGNNLQGNIPESISGLKSVEVIELFENQLTGELPDTFSNLTSLRQFDASANNLTGKIPESLAGLQLESLQLRDNFLEGGIPEVLALNPNLITLRLFNNSLSGSLPEFMGMNSDLEEIDVSNNKLDGPLPRNLCYKKNLNRLILTGNRISGTIPESYGECISLTYVRIQENELSGAVPDGFWGISGLVMVELTDNKLQGSFPPSISNAKGLEQLLISSNNFSGKFPVEICGLQELKKMDCSKNQFFGDLPSCIYQLSKLQEFHIQENQFTGEIPKGVGDWTELTQLDLSYNRFSGNIPAQIGSLPVLTHLDLSHNSISGEIPVALANMKLNEFNVSYNRLQGKVPLGFDTKFFLSSLMGNPNLCSPDLKPFPPCSRSKHVDFVLVGILSVLALILVVLLWLLIKTKKLITFGKRKKSWKITSFQRIGFNEDEVFAALRDENLIGSGGSGRVYRVKLKSGQTVAAKRLWGTHCIAESEGVFRSEVDTLGKIRHANIVRLLFSCMGEDIKVLVYDYMKNGSLGDMLNDEKHGTYLDWPKRFAIALGAAQGLAYLHHDCAPAIVHRDVKPNNILLDEEFKPKVADFGLAKIVKQDEQQSDQVMSRVAGSYGYIAPEYAYTMKVTEKSDVYSFGVVLLELITGKKPNDDSFGENKNIVRWVMEVAFASSERGSEKNATGTMDKTCFDQLLDPRMDSSTIEYEEVEKILNVALSCTAELPASRPSMRRVVELIKDHSPTRTQ, from the exons ATGAGTTGTCGGGGGAGAAATCTAATCCTGCTTCTGTTTTTCACACTTGCCATTTTCCTGATCTGTTTCATACACACTGCGGATTCATATAACAGAGACGCGGCGATTCTGCTCCGCGTGAAGAACAGCCAACTCCACGATCCGTTAAGGAAGCTCGAAGACTGGGTCGGGTCGGCCCGGAATGCGCCGTGCAGTTGGACGGGCATTTCTTGCGACTCGCAGAATCTTAGCGTCGTTTCAATCGAGCTATCTGATGCGAGTGTTTCAGGGAATTTTCCGGCGGATTTTTGCCGGATTTCTACTCTCCGGAATATGGATGTTTCATCCAATAACCTCGGCGGGAGCATTGATTCTGATTCCATTTCACTGTGTTCTCATCTTTTTTCTCTTAATCTGTCGTGGAATTGTTTTGTCGGCGTCTTGCCGGAGTTCCCGGTGAAGTTCCTGAATTTGACGGTCTTGGATTTGTCCTTCAACAATTTTTCAGGTGAAATCCCCGCAAGTTTTGTCAATTTGCCAAGACTCAATTTTTTATCTCTGGGTTCAAATCTGTTGAATGGGTCGATCCCGGATTTCTTGTTCAATTTAACTGGATTAACTCAGTTAGTGTTGTCTGAAAATCCCTTCCTCTCTAGCCCATTGCCGGAAAACATAGGAAGCCTCAGAAATCTACAGATTCTGGTTCTCTCATATTCTAACCTTGTCGGGAAAATCCCGGCCTCTATTGGAAATCTTGTTTCTCTCCAAACCTTGGATTTGTCAGGGAATAATCTCCAAGGAAACATACCAGAAAGTATTTCTGGATTGAAAAGCGTTGAAGTGATTGAATTATTTGAGAATCAATTAACGGGAGAATTGCCTGACACATTTTCCAATCTTACTTCGTTGCGGCAGTTTGACGCCTCGGCTAATAATCTTACCGGAAAAATACCTGAAAGTCTGGCGGGTCTTCAGTTGGAATCTTTACAACTCAGGGACAATTTCTTGGAAGGTGGAATTCCAGAGGTTTTAGCTTTAAACCCAAATCTTATCACACTGAGGCTGTTTAATAACAGCTTGTCAGGATCTTTGCCGGAATTCATGGGTATGAATTCGGATTTGGAAGAAATTGATGTATCTAATAACAAATTGGACGGCCCGTTACCTCGGAATTTGTGTTACAAGAAGAACCTGAATCGTTTGATACTCACTGGTAACAGAATTTCAGGCACAATCCCTGAATCATACGGCGAATGCATTAGTTTAACGTACGTGAGAATTCAAGAAAATGAACTTTCAGGAGCCGTACCAGATGGATTCTGGGGTATTAGTGGACTTGTGATGGTTGAGCTGACAGATAACAAGTTACAAGGTTCTTTCCCACCTTCGATTTCAAATGCAAAAGGGCTAGAACAATTGCTGATCTCAAGCAACAACTTTTCAGGCAAGTTTCCTGTAGAAATTTGCGGTTTGCAAGAGCTTAAGAAAATGGATTGCAGTAAAAATCAGTTTTTTGGTGATCTGCCCTCGTGTATTTATCAACTGAGCAAGTTACAGGAGTTTCACATTCAAGAAAACCAGTTCACCGGCGAAATTCCGAAAGGTGTTGGAGATTGGACAGAGCTAACACAGTTGGATTTATCATACAATCGTTTTTCGGGTAATATTCCTGCACAGATAGGGAGTTTGCCTGTGCTAACGCACTTGGATCTTTCCCACAACTCAATCTCTGGTGAGATTCCTGTAGCGCTGGCGAATATGAAGCTCAACGAGTTCAATGTCTCGTATAATAGGCTTCAAGGGAAAGTCCCACTTGGTTTCGATACCAAGTTTTTTCTCTCAAGTCTAATGGGCAACCCGAATTTGTGTAGTCCGGATCTCAAGCCGTTTCCTCCTTGCTCGAGATCCAAACACGTGGACTTTGTACTAGTGGGAATTCTCTCAGTTCTTGCATTGATACTGGTGGTTTTACTTTGGCTCTTGATCAAGACCAAGAAGTTAATTACCTTTGGTAAAAGGAAGAAATCTTGGAAAATCACATCGTTCCAACGGATTGGGTTCAATGAAGACGAGGTATTCGCGGCCTTAAGAGATGAGAATCTTATTGGGTCTGGTGGGTCAGGACGGGTCTATCGGGTCAAATTGAAAAGTGGGCAGACTGTTGCTGCCAAGAGGCTTTGGGGCACACACTGTATAGCAGAATCCGAGGGGGTATTCCGCTCTGAGGTGGACACGTTAGGCAAAATTCGACATGCAAACATTGTAAGACTGTTGTTTAGTTGCATGGGCGAGGATATTAAAGTGTTGGTGTATGATTATATGAAAAATGGAAGTTTAGGAGACATGTTGAATGACGAGAAGCATGGGACCTATTTGGATTGGCCTAAGAGATTCGCCATTGCATTAGGAGCAGCTCAGGGGCTCGCCTATTTGCACCATGATTGTGCGCCCGCCATTGTTCATAGAGATGTCAAACCGAATAACATATTGTTAGATGAAGAATTTAAGCCTAAAGTAGCTGATTTCGGGTTGGCCAAGATAGTGAAACAAGATGAACAACAGAGTGATCAAGTCATGTCTCGTGTTGCAGGTTCCTATGGATACATTGCACCCG AATATGCCTACACGATGAAAGTTACAGAAAAGAGTGATGTCTACAGCTTTGGAGTCGTTTTATTAGAACTAATAACTGGAAAAAAGCCTAATGACGATTCATTTGGCGAGAACAAGAACATTGTTAGGTGGGTAATGGAGGTGGCGTTTGCATCTTCTGAACGTGGAAGCGAGAAGAACGCTACTGGCACAATGGACAAAACTTGCTTCGATCAACTTTTAGACCCTCGAATGGATTCTTCAACCATCGAATATGAAGAGGTGGAGAAGATTCTGAACGTGGCTTTGTCGTGCACGGCTGAGTTACCGGCCAGTAGACCTTCTATGAGGAGGGTTGTCGAATTGATCAAGGATCATTCGCCTACTCGTACCCAGTGA